Genomic DNA from Dehalogenimonas lykanthroporepellens BL-DC-9:
AAGCACCGCCTTTCGAGGAGCAGGAAACCTCAGCCCAGATGCTGGAAACCGGCATCAAGGTCATCGACCTGATTACTCCTTTTGCCCGGGGCGGTAAAATCGGCGCCTACGGCGGCGCCGGTGTGGGCAAGACAGTGGTCATTCAGGAGCTTATCCGCAATATCGCCACCGAACACGGTGGTTTCTCCGTGTTCGCCGGTGTAGGTGAGCGTTCCCGCGAAGGCAACGACCTGTGGAATGAAATGAAGGATTCCGGTGTTATCGATAAGACCGCGCTGGTGTTCGGTCAGATGAACGAGTTGCCGGCGGTGCGTCTGCGTATTGCTCTGACCGGCCTGACCATGGCGGAATACTTCCGCGATCAGGAGCACCGCGACGTTCTGCTGTTTATCGACAATATTTATCGTTATACCCTGGCCGGTGTCGAGGTTTCGGCGCTTCTGGGCCGCATGCCTTCGGCGGTGGGTTACCAGCCGACGCTGGCTACTGAAATGGGCCAGTTACAGGAGAGAATCACCTCCACTAAAAACGGCTCCATCACCTCCTTTCAGGCCATCTATGTGCCGGCCGACGACTATACCGACCCCGGCGTGGTGGCCACCTTTGGTCACCTCGACGCCGTTATCGCCCTGGAGCGATCGCTGGCGGCTCAGGCGCTCTTTCCCGCGGTGGACCCGCTGGCGTCCAACTCCCGCATCCTGGACCCCGCCGTTGTCGGTGAGGAACATTACAACGTCGCCCGCGAAGTTCAGCGGGTACTGCAGAGATACAAGGACCTGCAGGACGTCATCGCCATTCTCGGTATGGAAGAGCTGTCCGAAGAGGATAAGGCCACGGTGGCCCGCGCCCGCAAGATTCAACGCTTCCTGACCCAACCGTTCTTCGTCGGTGAAATCTTCACCGGGCGCGCCGGTAAGTATGTCAGCGTCGCCGATTCGGTGCGCGGCTTCAAGGAAATTCTGGAAGGCAAGCACGACGCTTTGCCAGAGCAGGCTTTCTATATGGTGGGTACCATTGAGGAAGCGGTGGAAGCGGCAGAAAAGATGGCCGCCTGAACCCAATGATGACTGTTAACGGAGCGTGTTTGTGGCAACTTTGAAACTGGAAATAGTGACCCCGGAACGCCAGGTGTTTTCTGACGACGTCGATATCGTCGTTG
This window encodes:
- a CDS encoding ATP synthase F1, beta subunit (TIGRFAM: ATP synthase F1, beta subunit~PFAM: H+transporting two-sector ATPase alpha/beta subunit central region; H+transporting two-sector ATPase alpha/beta subunit domain protein~KEGG: dev:DhcVS_503 ATP synthase F1, beta subunit~SMART: AAA ATPase), translating into MSKGKVVQVIGSVVDVEFPPSELPGLLNALEIDNKGEKIVLEVQAHIGNNWVRALSFMPTDGLARGAVAVDTGAPISVPVGQGALGRIFNVLGEPLDNEGEVKTDERWPIHRKAPPFEEQETSAQMLETGIKVIDLITPFARGGKIGAYGGAGVGKTVVIQELIRNIATEHGGFSVFAGVGERSREGNDLWNEMKDSGVIDKTALVFGQMNELPAVRLRIALTGLTMAEYFRDQEHRDVLLFIDNIYRYTLAGVEVSALLGRMPSAVGYQPTLATEMGQLQERITSTKNGSITSFQAIYVPADDYTDPGVVATFGHLDAVIALERSLAAQALFPAVDPLASNSRILDPAVVGEEHYNVAREVQRVLQRYKDLQDVIAILGMEELSEEDKATVARARKIQRFLTQPFFVGEIFTGRAGKYVSVADSVRGFKEILEGKHDALPEQAFYMVGTIEEAVEAAEKMAA